The nucleotide sequence CCCGTTGGAATTATTTCCCCTCTCTGGAGGAGAGGATACGTAACATCACAATTAGGCCAGTTAGAACAGCCGACAAACCTCTTTCCTGTTTTTCTGTTGTACCTCACAACTAAATCTCCACCACATTTAGGGCATTTTCCTACAATTATTTCATTATTATTTCTTTTTCCTTCTTCTTTTCCTTTTTCATTATCAGCAGCCCGCTTTATTGCTTCTTCCTCTTCTGCTGTCAGTTCTTTAGCAGTCTTTTTCTTTGATTTCTTTGTTTTCTTTTCTTCACTCTCAATAAGTTTTTCCATCAGTTCTCTGCCTATGTCAAGCTCTTTGGCTTTAAACTCCTTGAGAATTTTTATCAGCTGTTCCTTTGCTTCTTCAATAACCCTATCTTTGCTCAGTTTTCGCTTCATGATTTCTTCCATTTTTTCTTCGAATTCTCTTGTAAGTTCAACGCTGACAATTTCCGGCACGTTCTTTTCCAAAGCTTCAACTACTTTCATGCCGAGAGGAGTTACCTTAATTTTCTTCTTCCCTTCAATGTAGCCTCTTTGATAGAGTGTCTCTAAAATTTGAGCTCTTGTCGCCTTTGTTCCTATTCCTAAATCTTCCATCTTCTTAATGACACTCGCTGGAGAGTATCTCGAAGGTGGCTTTGTCTTCTTTTTCTCACGCTTGATTTGAATAACCTTGACAGGTTCACCTTCTCTAAACTTGGGCAGAATAACTTCATCAAAGCTGACATATTTGCCGTAAATTTTAAGCCAGCCTTCCTTTACTGTTCTTGCTCCGCTTAAAATGAACCTGTGATTGTTTGAGTTTATTATGACCTTCATTATCTCTCTAACTGCTGGGTCTGCAAATGCTGCCAAGAATCTTCTAACTATCAAATCGTAGATGTTCTTCTCCTCTTGAGTTAGCTCTCCAGGTTTTGGTAATTCACCAGTAGGATAAATTGCTGGATGAGCTGGGTCATCTTTTGGCCCTTCAACTGGTTTTAGCTGAGATTTACCCAAAAGCTCATGGGCAAAGGGCTTGTACTCTGTAATCTTTGCGAGGCTTTGAATTATGTATCTGTAGTTTAGGTTTTTAGGGAGTTTCTGGGAGGAGGTTCTGGGGTAGCTCGTAAATCCACGCTCATACAGCCTTTGTGCAATGTCTAAGGTCTTCTTTGGGGAATAACCAAAAGCAGAATACGCCTCTCTCTGGAGTGTTCCCAAGTCAAATGGATGGGGAGGATTCCTCTTCTGTTGCTTAACTTCAACTTTCTCGACAAAAGCTGGCCCTTTCTTGGCCTCTTGAACAATGCGCTTTGCTTCTTCTTCATCTAAGATGCGTTCTTTTTCGTAAGTAGCTGTATACTGTTTCCCGTTTTTCTCCAAAATCATCTTTATTACCCAGTATGGAGTCGGCTTGAAGTTTGCAATTTCCTTTTCTCGTTCAACTAAGAATTTGAGTGTCGGCCCTTGAACTCTACCCGTGCTTAAAATCATCCATTTGCCGCTTGCACGCTTTATGGCATGTGTTAGAGCTCTCGAAAGGTTGACACCCCAATACCAATCAAGAACATGTCTGGCTATTCCAGCATCAGCCATTCCAAAGTTTATTGTTGGCTCAATGTTGTACCATGCCTTAAGGATATCTCGTTTTGTTAAAGCTGAGAACTTCATACGCTTTGCTTTCTTTGGGTCAACACCGCAGGCGTATTTTAATGCTGTGTATCCAATGACCTCACCTTCGGTATCATAGTCACAAGCAACTACAAATTCATCAGCTCTCTTTGCGAGCTCTCTCAAAGCTTTGATATAATCTTTAGCATAACTTTTTCCTTTTTCAGCAACATAGACAGGAACCCACTCGATGTCAAAAATTGGATAACCATAAGTTTTAGTTTTTGGAGCTAGTGTATAAAGATGACCAACTGCTGGAGCTACAATAATCTTTTTTCCATCTCTTGTTAGTTCGTAGTATGGAACACCATACAAAGTTTTTCGTACTGGTTTTCCTTCAGCTAAGGCATGTGCTATCTTTTTTGCAACATTAGGCTTCTCTGCTATGATGAGCGTGACCATAGTAACACCTTAGAGCAGTTGAAGGGAGAGATATAAAAACACTGCGGAGCGCAGGATATTTATATGTCACCGACGGAAGTTTATAAAGGTGACTTCAAAATGAGCATAACTCCAGAAGTTAAAAAGCTGAAGGATATGGTGGAGTATCAAGAGAACTCAATAGTGAGCAGAACTATAATAGACAAAAAAACTGGTACCGTGACCATTTTTGCATTTGATAAAGGGCAGGGGCTGAGCGAGCATACTGCTCCTTTTGATGCCGTTGTGTATGTTTTAGATGGCGAAGCTGAAGTTATCATTTCAGGCAGGTCGTATTACCTCAAAGAAGGGGATATGATAGTGATGCCTGCCAACGAACCTCATGCGTTGAGAGCATTGGACAGATTTAAGATGCTCTTAATAATGATAAAGGAGGAATAGATGAGCTTCTTTAGCTTCTTCAATTTTTAATCTGCCTCTCTTTTTCCTGAAGTCTTTTTATGACACAGTACGAAGTCGATGGATCAGGGAGAGATATAAATTTTGGGGGGCAGTAGGGATGTCGCCCCCCTGGGGGTCCCGAGGTCATCGCAACCCAATACTCCTCGGGCATAATAATGTAGGAGCCAAAGGCTTATAACACTTAACCCTACATGAAGTATGAAAGTACAACAGGTGTGAGCAATGGCAGGAACAATAAGCAAAATTGTGAGATTTGAGGATGAGGAAGAGTTTTTAATGGATATGGAAGATATCATGGAGCGCTTTACCTATTTGGCAAGTCGGTATGGAAGTGGAAGTGTTCTTGAAGGCTTTCTTCTGTGGGACTATGTGGGGGTTCAGGATGATGAGGGGATAAAGATATTCCGCATTGGAGAGTTTCCTTACATTGAAGGCACGCTTAAAATTGATTACGAAACATTAAGAACTTTAGAACAATATTTTGATGAAATTGAAAGCCGTTGGAGTGATTTAAGCGTTGAGGAAATTGACTACTTCATTGAGATGCTCAATGAAGCATTGGGGAAGGAAATTGTGTTCTATGAGGCTTATGATTTGGGCTTGAGCAGAAATGAAGCATATCTCATCTTAAACATTAAATCACTCCATTATCTTGATAATGTCGTGGATGCTGAGGATAGGGAAGTATTAGAAGGAGCTGTGAGGCTTTTGATGAAATATATATGAGGTGGTTTTATGCTGTTCAAGAAGAAAGGACTCTTCACGGTTAGTGATGCAATGAAGGTAATTGAGATTGCGAGTAGGGAAAATGCAAAAGAGATCGTCGTAATGTGCGAGGCTATTGAGGAAGAAGCTAAGAGAAGGCTGTGGGACTATGCAAATGGAGTACGACTCCTGGCTGATTTGATGGGAGAGCAAAGAGAGGTTAGGGTTGAAATTCTTGAGGGCTATGTGAGTGATAAGGTGAAGGGAATTGATTTAAGTGAGGTGTCTCAATGAAGCTTGTCCTAGCAGAAATATTTAACAGCTGGCAGGGCGAAGGTGGAAGTGTAGAGGGCTCAGCCTTTGGGAGGAGGCAGATTTTTGTCAGATTTGCTGGCTGTGATCTCAACTGTGTGTGGTGCGACTCAAGGCAGTTCATAGATGCCTCAAGAGTTTTACAGTGGCGCTACGAGGTTGAGCCTTTTTCTGGGAAATTTAAATATAAGTCCAATCCAGCCAGCTTAGATGAAGTTGTTGAGGTTATTTTGAGCCTTGACACTGGGGATATTCATTCAATCAGCTATACTGGAGGGGAGCCAACACTACAAATTAAACCTTTAATGGCATTAATGGAAAGAATGAATGAGCTTGGCTTTAAGAATTTCCTCGAAACTCACGGAGGTTTTCCAGAGAAGATTGCCGAGATTGCTCATCTCGTTGATTACGCAAGCGTTGACATAAAAGATGAAACTGCAAGGGCAACTGAGGACTGGAGGGATTTGATCCTAAGGGAAGTTGAGAGCATTAAAGTCTTGAAGAAGGCTGGTACAAAGGTTTATGCCAAACTTGTGGTTACAAAAGACACTAAACTTGAAAATGTTGAGTGGTATGCTTC is from Thermococcus paralvinellae and encodes:
- the topA gene encoding DNA topoisomerase I, which encodes MVTLIIAEKPNVAKKIAHALAEGKPVRKTLYGVPYYELTRDGKKIIVAPAVGHLYTLAPKTKTYGYPIFDIEWVPVYVAEKGKSYAKDYIKALRELAKRADEFVVACDYDTEGEVIGYTALKYACGVDPKKAKRMKFSALTKRDILKAWYNIEPTINFGMADAGIARHVLDWYWGVNLSRALTHAIKRASGKWMILSTGRVQGPTLKFLVEREKEIANFKPTPYWVIKMILEKNGKQYTATYEKERILDEEEAKRIVQEAKKGPAFVEKVEVKQQKRNPPHPFDLGTLQREAYSAFGYSPKKTLDIAQRLYERGFTSYPRTSSQKLPKNLNYRYIIQSLAKITEYKPFAHELLGKSQLKPVEGPKDDPAHPAIYPTGELPKPGELTQEEKNIYDLIVRRFLAAFADPAVREIMKVIINSNNHRFILSGARTVKEGWLKIYGKYVSFDEVILPKFREGEPVKVIQIKREKKKTKPPSRYSPASVIKKMEDLGIGTKATRAQILETLYQRGYIEGKKKIKVTPLGMKVVEALEKNVPEIVSVELTREFEEKMEEIMKRKLSKDRVIEEAKEQLIKILKEFKAKELDIGRELMEKLIESEEKKTKKSKKKTAKELTAEEEEAIKRAADNEKGKEEGKRNNNEIIVGKCPKCGGDLVVRYNRKTGKRFVGCSNWPNCDVTYPLLQRGEIIPTGKVCPECGNAPIVKIREGNREYEVCLNMNCKKWKRRSGKNY
- a CDS encoding 7-carboxy-7-deazaguanine synthase QueE, yielding MKLVLAEIFNSWQGEGGSVEGSAFGRRQIFVRFAGCDLNCVWCDSRQFIDASRVLQWRYEVEPFSGKFKYKSNPASLDEVVEVILSLDTGDIHSISYTGGEPTLQIKPLMALMERMNELGFKNFLETHGGFPEKIAEIAHLVDYASVDIKDETARATEDWRDLILREVESIKVLKKAGTKVYAKLVVTKDTKLENVEWYASLLKSLAPMVIQPKEPIDLTQNQLMEFYEAAAKILGRENVGLSFQVHKYLNVL
- a CDS encoding cupin domain-containing protein encodes the protein MSITPEVKKLKDMVEYQENSIVSRTIIDKKTGTVTIFAFDKGQGLSEHTAPFDAVVYVLDGEAEVIISGRSYYLKEGDMIVMPANEPHALRALDRFKMLLIMIKEE